The DNA segment CGGCTACATTACGCGCCATTACGGCCAGCCGGAGCAGGGCATCCACGCCGTGCAGCTGGAGCTGACGCAGTGCAGCTACATGCAGGAAACGCTGCCCTTTGCCTACCTGCCCGAACGTGCCGGCGCCCTCCAGCCCACGCTGCAGCAGCTGCTGCAGACGGCCCTGACCTGGGTGCAGCAGCCGGCACAACCCTGAGAGACAACGGCGGCGACGGCACCCCGCACCGCGCCGCCTTTTTTGCCATGAACGAGAACATTGCCCAACTGGCACGCCCCGAAGTGCCCACCTTGCCTGCCTACAACGCCGGTCTGTCGTCCGATGCCGTGCGCACCCGTTACGGCGTGCAGCACATCGCCCGCCTGGGCAGCAACGAGAACCCCCATGGTCCCAGCCCCCGCGTGGGCGCGGCCCTGGTGGATCTGGCACGCCAGATCCAGTACTACCCGGACGCCAGTGCCACCACGCTGCGCGATGCACTGGCCGCCCGCCACGCGGTGCAGCCAGGCCAGCTGGTGCTGGGCAACGGTTCGGAAGACATCCTCCAGATGCTGTGCCAGGCCTTCACCGGCGTGGGCGATGTGGTGCTGACCCAGCGCCCGTCCTTCGGCCTGCACGAGATCTACCCGCGCATGATGGGCGCCAGCGTGGAGCTGGTGGAGCTGACGGCCGATCTGGAATTCGATCTGGCCGCCTGGTGCGCCGCGCTGCAGCGTGCGCCCAAGCTGGCGTTCATTGCCAACCCGTCCAACCCGGTGGGCTGCATGTGGACGGCCGAGCAGTTCGCCCAGCTGCTGCAGGCCGCGTCGCCGCAGACCCTGCTGGTGGTGGACGAGGCCTATGTGGAATACGCCAGCCTCACGCCCGGCTACCCCGACACCCTGGCCCAGCTGCAGGACTGCGGCAAGCCCTGGATCGTGCTGCGCACCTTCTCCAAGGCCTGGGGCCTGGCCGGTCTGCGCGTGGGCTATGGCGTGGCGGGAGACGCCGCCACCATTGCCCTGCTGGACCGGGTGCGCACACCGTTCAACGTGAACCAGGCCGCCCAGGTGGCGGCCATGGCCGCGCTGAAGGACGAAGCCTATATGCGCCGCAGCGTGCAGGCCACGGTGCTGGAGCGCGAGGCGCTGGCCCAGCGCCTGCGCACTGCCGGGCTGCGCGTGGCGCCGTCGGCCACCAATTTCCTGTTTGTGGAAGTGGGGCGCGATGCAGCCGTGGTGGCCGAAGGCCTGCTGGCCAAGGGCGTCATCATCAAGCCATGGAAGGAGCCGGGCTTCACCCAGTTCCTGCGCGTGTCCGTGGGCCTGCAGGAAGACAACCAGCGCTTTGTGCAGGCGCTGTCGGCCGTGCTGGGACGGCCCATCTAAGCCGCCGGGCACGCACCATGACGGCCTCGCTGTTCGATGACCCGCCCCAGCCCGTGGAGCGCATGGCCATCGACGATGGGGCCTGGCTGCTGCGCGGCTGGGCGCTGGAGCAGCAGACGCAGTGGATAGCCGCCGTGCAGCAGGTGCTGGCCTTGCAGCCGCTGCGGGCCAGCTGCACGCCCAGCGGCAAGCCCATGTCGGTGCGCATGAGCAACTGCGGCGCCTACGGCTGGGTCACCGATGCGGCGGGCTACCGCTACAGCGCCACCAACCCGGACACCGGCGTGGCCTGGCCGGCGATGCCGGATTTCCTGCGTGACCAGGCCGTGGCCGCAGCAGCGGCGGCGGGCTACCCCGGCTATGCGCCGGATGTGTGCCTGGTCAACCAGTACCTGCCGGGGGCCCGCATGGGCCTGCACCGCGATGCGGACGAGCAGGACTGGGCCGCGCCCATCGTCTCGGTCTCGCTGGGGTTGCCCTGCCGCTTCCAGTGGGGCGGGCTGGAGCGCAGCAGCCCGGTGCGGCGTTTCACGCTGCTGCACGGTGATGTGCTGGTCTGGGGCGGCGCCACGCGCATGGCCTACCACGGGGTGCTGCCGCTGCAGGACGGCGCCCACCCGCTGCTGGGGCCCCGGCGCTGGAACCTGACCTTCCGCATGGCGCGCAGCCATTACCGGCCGCAGTGACGGCTGACGGGTTGCCGGCCCGCGCGGGCCGCGATGCACCCGCTGCTGCGCGGGGCGGGCCGCTCTTCCTACAATCGGGGGTTATGAGCCTGCCCACCTACACCCGCGCCCAAGAACTGCCCGCCACCCTGGCCCAACGCCTTGTCATCCTCGACGGGGCCATGGGCACCATGATCCAGCGCTTCAAGCTGGGTGAGGCCCAGTACCGGGGCGAAGGCTACAGCGGCGCCGATGGCGCAGGCGATCGCTTCACCGACTTTCCCCGCGACGTGAAGGGCAACAACGAGCTGCTGTCCATCACCCGCCCGGACGTGATCCGTGACATCCATGAAAAGTACCTGGCGGCCGGAGCGGACCTGATCGAAACCAACACCTTCGGCGCCACGACCGTGGCGCAGGAGGACTACGGCATGGCCGAGCTGGCGCGCGAGATGAACCTCAAGAGCGCCCAGCTGGCCCGCGCCGCCTGCGACAAGTACAGCGTCAACGGCCGCATCTGCTATGTGGCCGGCGCCCTGGGCCCCACGCCCAAGACCGCATCCATCAGCCCCGACGTGAACGACCCGGGGGCCCGCAACGTCACGTTCGAGCAGCTGCGCCAGGCCTATTTCGAGCAGACCGTGGCCCTGATCGAAGGCGGCGCGGACGTGATCCTGGTGGAAACCATTTTCGACACGCTCAACGCCAAGGCCGCGCTGTTCGCGGTCGAGGAAGCCTTCGATGCCACCGGCGAGCGACTGCCCATCATGATCAGCGGCACCGTCACCGATGCCTCGGGCCGCATTCTGAGCGGGCAGACGGTCACCGCCTTCTGGCACAGCGTGCGCCACAGCAACCCGCTGTCGGTGGGCCTGAACTGCGCGCTGGGTGCCACGCTGATGCGCCCCTACATCCAGGAGCTGGCCAAGGCCGCACCGGACACCTTCATCAGCTGCTATCCCAATGCCGGCCTGCCCAACCCCATGAGCGACACCGGCTTTGACGAGACCCCCGACATCACCGGCCGCCTGGTGCATGAATTTGCGGCCGAAGGCCTGGTGAATATCGTCGGCGGCTGCTGCGGCACCACGCCCGACCATATCGGCGCCATCGCCCGGGCCGTGCAGTCCACCACCACCCGCAAGCTGTTCTATCCCGCCCACGCCTGAAGGCGCGGTGCGCACCCTCAGCCAGGTGGAAACATGGCACGCCCTGCCACGGTGGCCTGCAGCGCAAGCGAGCCGTGCGGTAGCTCTGGCATGGCACCGCCGGGCATGCCCGTAGGGCCTGGCGGGCGCAACTGTTCTACAGTCGGGCCGTGACCACCTCCCTGCCTTCCTCGCTCACCCCGACCGCAGCCCCTGCCGCTGCGGCGCCCACGGCCGCCACCAGTGCGGCCGGTGCCGTGTTGCCAGTCTCGGGCGTGGCCTCTGCCGCTCAGGTGGCACCCATCCTGGCGGCGGCGCAGGCGGCCCTGGCCAAGACCGTCAACCTGTCACCCCAGGCGCAGCAGGCGATCAAGGCAGAGGCCTTTGCCCAGCTGGTGTCCCAGCTGGTGCAGCAGATCCAGGGGGGCACGGTGCAGCTGCCCGCCAACTGGCCGGCGGGTGGGGTCACTCCCCAGTGGCAGGCCTTGCTGGCCGCCCTGGTGCAGCAGGCTTCGGCCGGCCAGCCGCTGCCGCAGCAACTGCTCAGCGTGCAGTCCTGGCCTGCGGCGCTGGCCCAGGCGGTGCTGCAAAGCGGGGCCGGCAGTACGGCGGGGGCACCGGTCCCGCCTTCAACCACACCCGCGTCCGCTGCTCCTGCGCCACAGGCGCCCGCAGGTGCCGGCGCGGCAGCGGCGTCGGCCGCATCGCCAGGTGCTTCCGGTGCTGCCGGGCAGACGGCTGGAGCCGGCACGCCAGCGGCCACCGTGCGGCCCGCCTTGCCGGCGTTGCAGAACTGGCTGGTACAGCAGGGCGTGCTGCAGGGCCCGGATGGCGAGCGGGCTTTCACCTTGACGCTGCGGGTTCCCGTGGCCTGGGCCCAGGCGCAAAGCGTGTTGGGCCAGGCGCTGGGGGCGCAACTGGCAGGGGGCGGTCCGGCACTGTCCGGCAGTGCCCTGGGGGCCTTGCTGCTGCCCTACGGCAGCAGTGTGCAGCAGTTGGCCAATGCCACGTTCGGCCTGGTGCTGGCGCCGCAAGGACTGCCCGCGGCGCAGACCCAGGCCATGCGCACCAGTGCCGTGCTGCAGCTGGAGTTTCAGCCCATGCCGATGGCGGCCAGCCAGGTCGCACAGCAGGCGGTCACGGCGGGCCTGTTGCCCGCCGGCATGCTGCCGCAGGAGGCCTACCAGGCCCTGCTGGCGCGGGGCGGAGATCCCTGGCTGCACATGGCCCAGCAACAGGCCAGCGGCCAGCTGCCGCGCGAGCGCCAGCAGCATGGCAGCGACGGCCAATGCAACCGCGCTGGCTGCCAGTACCAGGGCCGCGCCGAATGCGCCCAGCCATTCTGTGCCGAGATGAACAGCCTGTGGGCCGCATCGCGCTCCAGCCGCCTCTGACCGCCCCGGTGTCCCTGCCGAAGTCCGTGTGTGTGGCAGTGGCCGGATGTCGTGGTGATGCAGGGTGCTTATGACCCTGCGTCGGGTGATTTGCACCTTTTGAGGTGGGGTGGAAAACACCTGATGGTGTTGCAAGTGTTTGATTTGATTGCCTGATAGGGCTGGCCC comes from the Comamonas terrigena NBRC 13299 genome and includes:
- the alkB gene encoding DNA oxidative demethylase AlkB yields the protein MTASLFDDPPQPVERMAIDDGAWLLRGWALEQQTQWIAAVQQVLALQPLRASCTPSGKPMSVRMSNCGAYGWVTDAAGYRYSATNPDTGVAWPAMPDFLRDQAVAAAAAAGYPGYAPDVCLVNQYLPGARMGLHRDADEQDWAAPIVSVSLGLPCRFQWGGLERSSPVRRFTLLHGDVLVWGGATRMAYHGVLPLQDGAHPLLGPRRWNLTFRMARSHYRPQ
- a CDS encoding histidinol-phosphate transaminase, giving the protein MNENIAQLARPEVPTLPAYNAGLSSDAVRTRYGVQHIARLGSNENPHGPSPRVGAALVDLARQIQYYPDASATTLRDALAARHAVQPGQLVLGNGSEDILQMLCQAFTGVGDVVLTQRPSFGLHEIYPRMMGASVELVELTADLEFDLAAWCAALQRAPKLAFIANPSNPVGCMWTAEQFAQLLQAASPQTLLVVDEAYVEYASLTPGYPDTLAQLQDCGKPWIVLRTFSKAWGLAGLRVGYGVAGDAATIALLDRVRTPFNVNQAAQVAAMAALKDEAYMRRSVQATVLEREALAQRLRTAGLRVAPSATNFLFVEVGRDAAVVAEGLLAKGVIIKPWKEPGFTQFLRVSVGLQEDNQRFVQALSAVLGRPI
- a CDS encoding homocysteine S-methyltransferase family protein, with the protein product MSLPTYTRAQELPATLAQRLVILDGAMGTMIQRFKLGEAQYRGEGYSGADGAGDRFTDFPRDVKGNNELLSITRPDVIRDIHEKYLAAGADLIETNTFGATTVAQEDYGMAELAREMNLKSAQLARAACDKYSVNGRICYVAGALGPTPKTASISPDVNDPGARNVTFEQLRQAYFEQTVALIEGGADVILVETIFDTLNAKAALFAVEEAFDATGERLPIMISGTVTDASGRILSGQTVTAFWHSVRHSNPLSVGLNCALGATLMRPYIQELAKAAPDTFISCYPNAGLPNPMSDTGFDETPDITGRLVHEFAAEGLVNIVGGCCGTTPDHIGAIARAVQSTTTRKLFYPAHA